Proteins co-encoded in one Sus scrofa isolate TJ Tabasco breed Duroc chromosome 14, Sscrofa11.1, whole genome shotgun sequence genomic window:
- the SLC18A3 gene encoding vesicular acetylcholine transporter has translation MEAVAPAGQAPAAASKLSEVVGAALQDPRRQRRLVLVIVCVALFLDNMLYMVIVPIVPYYISAANENPTPTSKVNAPILLPTTPANASANMANTSESSTAATPAGSTVKPHYPEDSEDVKIGALFASKAILQLLVNPLSGTFIDRMSYDLPLLMGLGVLFASTVMFAFAEDYATLFAARSLQGLGSAFADTSGIAMIADKYPEEPERSRALGLALAFISFGSLVAPPFGGFLHKFAGKPAPFLVLATVSLLDALLLLAVAKPFSAAARARANLPVGTPIHRLMLDPYIAVVAGALTTCNIPLAFLEPTIATWMKHTMAASELETGMAWLPAFVPHLLGVYLTVRLAARYPHLQWLYGAFGLAVIGASSCLVPACRSFAPLVVSLCGLCFGIALVDTALLPTLAFLVDVRHVSVYGSVYAIADISYSVAYALGPIVAGHIVHSLGFTQLSLGMGLANLLYAPVLLLLRNVGLLKRSRSERDVLLDEPPQGLYDAVRLRERPVSDRDGAPGSPPGPFDECEDDYDYYARS, from the coding sequence ATGGAAGCCGTGGCGCCGGCGGGTCAGGCCCCGGCGGCAGCCAGCAAGCTGTCGGAGGTGGTGGGCGCGGCGCTGCAAGATCCCCGGCGGCAGCGGCGCCTGGTGCTGGTCATCGTGTGCGTGGCGCTGTTCCTGGACAACATGCTGTACATGGTCATTGTGCCCATCGTACCCTACTACATAAGTGCGGCCAACGAAAACCCCACCCCGACTTCCAAAGTGAACGCGCCCATCTTGCTACCGACTACTCCGGCCAATGCCAGTGCCAACATGGCCAACACCTCAGAGTCCTCGACGGCCGCGACGCCAGCGGGTTCTACAGTGAAGCCCCACTATCCCGAAGACAGCGAAGATGTGAAGATCGGGGCGCTGTTTGCCTCCAAGGCCATCCTGCAACTGCTAGTGAACCCTTTGAGCGGGACCTTCATCGACCGCATGAGCTATGACTTGCCGCTGCTTATGGGCTTGGGGGTACTGTTCGCTTCTACCGTGATGTTTGCTTTCGCGGAGGACTACGCGACGCTCTTTGCTGCGCGCAGTCTGCAAGGTCTGGGTTCCGCCTTTGCGGATACGTCTGGCATCGCTATGATCGCCGACAAGTATCCCGAGGAGCCCGAGCGCAGTCGCGCTCTGGGCTTGGCGCTGGCCTTCATCAGCTTCGGAAGCCTAGTGGCGCCGCCCTTCGGGGGGTTCCTCCACAAGTTCGCGGGCAAGCCCGCGCCTTTTCTGGTGCTCGCCACGGTTTCGCTGCTCGACGCCCTGTTGCTGCTGGCGGTAGCTAAGCCCTTCTCGGCTGCAGCACGGGCGCGGGCCAACCTGCCAGTGGGCACGCCTATCCACCGTCTCATGTTGGACCCCTACATAGCCGTGGTTGCAGGCGCGCTCACGACATGCAACATCCCCCTAGCTTTTCTCGAGCCCACCATCGCCACGTGGATGAAGCACACGATGGCGGCGTCTGAGTTGGAGACGGGCATGGCCTGGCTGCCGGCCTTCGTGCCACACTTGCTAGGCGTCTACCTCACAGTGCGACTGGCAGCGCGCTACCCGCACCTGCAATGGCTATACGGGGCGTTCGGGCTGGCAGTGATCGGCGCCAGCTCATGCTTGGTGCCTGCCTGCCGCTCCTTCGCACCATTAGTAGTCTCGCTCTGCGGCCTCTGCTTTGGCATTGCGCTGGTGGACACTGCGCTGCTGCCCACCCTCGCCTTTCTCGTGGACGTGCGCCACGTCTCGGTCTACGGCAGCGTTTACGCCATCGCCGACATCTCCTATTCCGTGGCCTATGCGCTGGGGCCCATAGTGGCGGGCCACATCGTGCATTCTCTTGGCTTTACGCAGCTTAGCCTTGGCATGGGCTTGGCCAACCTCCTCTACGCGCCTGTCCTACTGCTGCTGCGCAACGTGGGCCTCCTGAAGCGCTCTCGCTCCGAACGCGACGTGCTGCTGGATGAGCCGCCGCAGGGTCTGTACGATGCTGTGCGCCTGCGGGAGCGCCCTGTGTCCGACCGGGATGGAGCACCTGGCAGTCCGCCTGGCCCCTTTGATGAGTGTGAGGACGACTATGACTACTATGCCCGCAGTTAG